The Haloferax volcanii DS2 DNA segment CAGAGGACGACGAACTCCTCGTCTTCGGGCAGCTCTTCGAACAGCGACTCATCGAGCTCCTCGTCGAGGAACTCGAAGTAGGGGATGTTGACGTGCGAAACGTTCTCGCCGTCGATGCGCCAGTCCTCGTGTTCCGAGGGAACGCGGTTGTCGAGGATGGTCAGCGCCTCGCCCTCGTCGATGCGGGCTTTCAGCGCCTCGGGTTCGATGACTGGCACGTCGACGTCGAGTTCCGGCAGGTCTGGAACGGTCATGTATGCATCACCCATTATCGGGTGGTTCGACTTAAGCTTTCGGATGGTAGTTTGTATTTCGTACAATATTCATCTCGTGAAGACCGACCGAGACTAGTGCGATTTCGCACTTATGGGGGCACATAATGGCTCTACTACCCAAGAAAAGCCGGTTTCAACGCCTATCGACGATTCCGATAAGGTATTGTGGTGTCTCCCCAAGAACCGACACACTTTTACGAAGCACCCTTATATTGTGGAATACACCCAACATAGGTGACCTCGAAAATGAGTACATACGAACCCACCGAGACCCTCGACGTGAAAGGACTGTCCTGCCCGATGCCCGTCGTCAAGACCCGCGGCGCGGTCGACGAGCTCGAAAGCGGCGAGATTCTGCAGGTCGTCGCGACCGACTCCGGCAGCATGAGCGACCTGAAGGGCTGGGCCGACGCCACCGACGGCGTCGCCATGCTCGACCAGGAAGAGGCCGAGGAAGACGGCGACGCTGTCTTCCGCCACTTCATCCAGAAGGAATGAGCTCGGACGCCGACGCGCCCGTCGACGCGGGAGCCGCCTCCGTCGAAGACCTCCGCGCGCAGGTCCAAGCCCTGCAACAAGAGGTCTCCGACCTCCGGGAGGCCACCGACGACGACGGACAGAAGTCGATGACCATCATCGCGACCAAAGGCACCCTCGACATGGCGTACCCGCCGCTCATCCTCGCCAGTACGGCGGCCGCCTTCGGCTGGGACGTCGTGGTCTTCCACACGTTCTGGGGACTCGACATCCTCCACGAGAAGAAGTCGAAGAACCTGAAGCTCAGCGCGGTCGGCAACCCGAGCATGCCGATGCCGAACGCCGTGGCCGCGTTGCCCTTCATGGACAGCGTCGCCACGAGCATGATGGAAAAGAAGATTCAGAAAAACGGGACCGCGACCGTCGAGGAACTCATCGAAACCTCCCTCGACATGGGCGTCGACCTTCAGGCCTGCCAGATGACCATCGAGCTGATGGGCTACGACGAAGCCGAGTTCTACGACGGCGTCACCACCGGCGTCGGCGCGGCGACGGCCCTCCAGCACATGGCCGACGCCGACGTGCAACTCATGATTTAGGCCGGCCCGTCGTCTCCCACAGCCAACCAGTCCTCCAACCCCTCCCCGCACTCCACCCGCCTCACCAACC contains these protein-coding regions:
- a CDS encoding sulfurtransferase TusA family protein encodes the protein MSTYEPTETLDVKGLSCPMPVVKTRGAVDELESGEILQVVATDSGSMSDLKGWADATDGVAMLDQEEAEEDGDAVFRHFIQKE
- a CDS encoding DsrE/DsrF/DrsH-like family protein produces the protein MSSDADAPVDAGAASVEDLRAQVQALQQEVSDLREATDDDGQKSMTIIATKGTLDMAYPPLILASTAAAFGWDVVVFHTFWGLDILHEKKSKNLKLSAVGNPSMPMPNAVAALPFMDSVATSMMEKKIQKNGTATVEELIETSLDMGVDLQACQMTIELMGYDEAEFYDGVTTGVGAATALQHMADADVQLMI